DNA from Methylobacterium currus:
TAGCCGGGATCCGCGAGGTCGCGGTGGGCGGCGTACCAGGGCACGTCGCGTTCCAGGAAGGTGATCCGGTGGCCGCGGGCGGCGAAGGCGCGCAGCCGCGCCCGGTAGGTGGTGGCGTGGCCGTTGCCCCAGGACGAGGACAGGCTCAGGCCGAGGACCACGAGGTCGAGGGGCCGGCTCACGCGGGCGCTCCCCGGCGGGCGGCGAGCGCCCGGCGCAGCAGCCGGTCGACCTCGGCGCCCCGGCGCGCATAGATGTGCTGGCCAAGGATGCGCCGGCGCGCGGCCTCCCCGATCGCCCGGGCTCGTTCCGCCGTCAGCGCCTCGACATGGGCGGCGACGTCCCGGCCGTCGCGGGCGACCAGCACCTCGGTCCCCTCGGCGAGGAACATCTCCAGGCCGGTCCAGGCATCGGTGATCAGGCAGGCACCGGCGCCGGCGGCCTCGAACACCCGGGTCGCCGGCGACCAGCCGGTGGCCGCCATCGAATCGCGGGCGATGTTGAGCACGGCCCGGGGCGAAGTGTCGAAGGCGTTGTGGTCCGCCGTCGGCACGTGGCCGATGCGGCGCACGTTCCCAGGGAGCGCCCGCCACTCCCAGCCGTTGCCCCCGGTGAGGAAGCGCCGCTCGGGAAGGCTCGCGGCGGGATTGAGGAAGAATTCCTCGACCCGCGCCTCCCGGTCCGGCAGCTGGTTGCCCAGGAAGGCGAGATCGGCGGAAAACCGCGTTTCCGCCGGCACGGGGTGGCGGGTGTCGGGATCCAGCGCGTCGTAGATCGGCACGCAGGCCTGAGCCCCGAAAACCCCCGATAGGCCTCCACCACCGGCAGCCCACCGCCATAGGTCAGCACGAGGTCGAGACCCGGCAGGACGCGCCGCAGCGGAGGATTGGGGGACGCGCCGATCTCGGCCAGCGTCGCCGGCGCGTCGACGTCCCAGAACAGCCGCACCGCGTCCGGCCGGGCGGTCCGGCTCAGGCCTTCGAGCAGGTGGTCGTCGAGGACGCCGACCCCGGGGGCCTTCACCACCACGTCGGCCTGCGCCGCCTCGGCGATCACGCCCCGCGCCGCCTCCTCGGTGGCGGGGTAGACGACCGCCCGCGCCCAGTCCGGCGGGTCGATGCCGCGGTGCCGCTGGCGCTCGAAGGCGTCCGGCTCGTAGAAGGTCGTCTGCCAGGCCCGGCCGGCGAGGTCGCGGATCAGGCCGCGATATTAGGTGGCGGCACCGTTCCAGCAGGCGGAGAGCAGGCTGGAGCCGTGCAAGGCGAGGCTGGGCATGCGACGCGGGGGTCTCCCTCTCGGCACCGCGCTCCCGCGATGTCCCCTGACTGTATGCCCCGATGGCGGAGCGGCGGCGTTTGGCAAATCCCGCCGCCTGAAGAGGCCGGAGGGCCGCCCGCGTTGACACCGCGGAAAGCCCGGCCGATACCGCGCCCGGCTCCCGATGCGCAGACAGATTCTCAAGACCGCGACGATCATCGTCCACGACCTCGTGGCGACGGCCCTCGCCGTGCTCCTCACCTTCGTGATCCGGTTCGACGGGCCTCTGCTCGCCGAGCGGCTCGCCCATCTGCCGGTGCTGCTGCCGCCCTTCGTGGCCTGCGCCGGCCTGGTCTATCGTGCCTTCGGGCTCTACCGGACCAAGTGGCGCTTCGCCTCGCTGCCGGACCTCGCCAACATCGTCCGGGCGGTGGCTGTCCTCACGCTGCTGCTCCTGGTGGTCGACTACGTGCTGGTCTCGCCGGTGCTGTTCGGCATCTACTTCTTCGGCAAGATCGCCATCGGTCTCTACTTCGTCCTGCAGATTTTCCTGCTTGGCGGGCCGCGGCTGGCGTTCCGCTACCTGAAATACAGCCGCTCGCGCCAGAGTGCCGCCCGCGCCGCCAGCACGCCGACGCTGCTGATCGGGCGGGGCCACGACATCGAGGTGGTGCTGCGGGCGATCGAATCGGGCGCGGTGCGCAAGCTCGACCCGAAGGGCATCCTGTCGCCCCGGGCCGAGGAGCAGGGCCAGACCATGCGCGGCGTGCCGGTGCTCGGGGCCGTCTCCGACCTGGAGGAGGTGGTGGCCGGCCTGAGCCAGCGCGGCGTGCCGATCCGCCGCCTCGTCGCCACGCCGAGCGCGCTCGCCCCCGAGGCCGAGCCCGAGGCGCTGATCGCGCGGGCGCGCCGCCTCGGCCTGCCCCTCGCCCGGGTGACGAGCCTCGGCGACGCGGGACGGGGGGCGGAGCTCGCCCCGATCGAGATCGAGGACCTGCTCCTGCGCCCGACGGTCGCCATCGACCGGCCGCGGCTCGAGCACTTCCTGACCGGGCGGCGGGTCGTGGTCACGGGGGGCGGCGGCTCGATCGGCTCGGAGATCTGCGCCCGGGCGGTGGCCTTCGGGGCGAGCGCCGTGCTGGTGCTGGAGAGTTCCGAGCCCGCCCTGCACGGGGTGCTGAGCCGCCCCGGGCTCTCCGGCCATGCGGGCGTGAGCGGCGTCATCGCCGACATCCGCGACCGCGACCGGTTGTTCCGCGTGCTCAAGGAGTTCCGGCCCGACTACGTGTTCCACGCCGCGGCGCTGAAGCAGGTGCCCTACCTGGAGCGGGACTGGAGCGAGGGCATCAAGACCAACGTCTTCGGCTCGGTCAACGTCGCGGACGCGACGCTGGCGGCCGGCGCCAAGGCGCTGGTGATGATCTCGACCGACAAGGCGATCGAGCCGGTGTCGCAGCTCGGCGTCACCAAGCGCTTCGCCGAGATGTACGCCCAGGCCCTCGATGCCGGCCGCCAAGATGCCGGCCGCCAAGCCGCCGGTCGCCAAGCTGCCGGCCGCCAAGCCGCCGACCGCCAAGCTGCCGATCGCCAAGCCGACGAGACCCGTCTCGTCGCGGTGCGCTTCGGCAACGTGCTGGGCTCGGTCGGCTCGGTGGTGCCGGTGTTCAAGGCGCAGATCGCCCGCGGCGGTCCGGTCACGCTCACCCATCCCGACATGGTGCGCTACTTCATGACGGTGCGCGAGGCCGCCGACCTCGTGCTCACCGCCGCCTCCCATGCCGACCGCGAGGCCCGCGATCCGGGGGCCGGCGACCAGCGCGCCGCCGTCTACGTGCTCAAGATGGGCCAGCCGGTGCGCATCCGCGACCTCGCCGAGCGGATGATCCGCCTGGCCGGCTTCGAGCCCGGCGAGGATATCGACGTGGTCGTCACCGGCGCCCGCCCGGGCGAGCGCCTGAACGAGATTCTTTTTGCCCGCGACGAGCCGATGGTGAACCTCGCCGGCATCGATGGCGTGATGGCGGCGAAACCCGTCTTCGCCGACCGCGCCCAGCTCGCCGCCTGGCTCGACCGCCTCGCGGCGGCGGTCGCGGCGGACGACCGGGCGGCGGCGGACCGGGTGTTCGGGGAGGCGATCCCGGATTTCCTGCATCGGGCGGAGGCCGCCGGCGAGGCTGCCCTCTCCCGCGCGGGATAAGGCGGTACCGATAAGGGGAGCGAGCCTTGCCATCGCCCGATCGCGGTGAGCGGCATGCGTCGCCCGGCGCCGGCCTGCGACGTCTCCCGGCTGCCGGGGAGCGAAGTCCCGTGCGGGATCGAGATGTGGCACGGCCTGGGCCGCGCCGTCGGCGGCCGGGCTCCGACTCGGGGGATCGGGGGCAATCCCGCCGGAAGACCGGCCGCCACTCACGATGCCCGGGACCGTGCTCCGGTTGCGCCGGCCTCATACCCTTGCGCCTTCGCATCAGCGCCGATGCCCGTTCGGGCTTAGCCGCGCCTTCGAGCGCGTCCGTTCGAAGGCGCGGCGGTATCACTCCAGGCCGTACAGCGCGAGGTGCCGCTCGGCGATGCTCGGCCAGGCGCGCGCCCGCAAGGCCTCCGGATCACGGCCGCCGACGGCTGCCCGGTGACCCTCCGCCGAGACGAGGCTGCGGATGGCCGCCACGCTCGCCTCGATCGAGACATGAGGCACCGTCGAGGCCCTGAGCCAGTCCGGAGTCTTGGCCGAGTGCGTGGTGACGACCGCCACGCCGTGCTCCAGGCACGCGAGGGCCGATCCGCGCTTCTCGCTCACCCCGTCGGGGAATGGCAGGAGGGCGACGCGCGCCCGGGACAGTTCGTCCGAGACCTGCTCCGGCTCGGCATTGAGGACCAGCCGGAGGCCGAGCCGGTCGGCCCGCGCGGCCACGTCCCGGAAGACCGGGCAATCGGGGCCGGACGGCGACCCGATGACCGCGATGGCGAGCCTCTCGCCCTCGGCGCGAAGCCGTTCCGATACCGCCAGGAACGCCTCGAGGCCCTTGTCCGGGCCGATCTGGCCGAAATAGACGAGCGTCGGCTCGCGCGCCTCGGACGGGACCCCGGGCCGGCCGACCGCAATGTTCGAGCCGATCGGCACCACCAGCGTGCGGCAGCG
Protein-coding regions in this window:
- a CDS encoding glycosyltransferase — encoded protein: MSGIGTAGGREAPRATLVVTAKPGARCGVSDYTEKLRAIIGERGLDVRVERLPTWSFRGLLRVWRQGVGRRRSVVHVQYPSMNLGKSPAVALAPVLIGGGRLYLTLHEFTIFNRIRKCYFLTYALSRATVIFSNEFERRAFEAFFPVRRCRTLVVPIGSNIAVGRPGVPSEAREPTLVYFGQIGPDKGLEAFLAVSERLRAEGERLAIAVIGSPSGPDCPVFRDVAARADRLGLRLVLNAEPEQVSDELSRARVALLPFPDGVSEKRGSALACLEHGVAVVTTHSAKTPDWLRASTVPHVSIEASVAAIRSLVSAEGHRAAVGGRDPEALRARAWPSIAERHLALYGLE
- a CDS encoding SDR family NAD(P)-dependent oxidoreductase — translated: MRRQILKTATIIVHDLVATALAVLLTFVIRFDGPLLAERLAHLPVLLPPFVACAGLVYRAFGLYRTKWRFASLPDLANIVRAVAVLTLLLLVVDYVLVSPVLFGIYFFGKIAIGLYFVLQIFLLGGPRLAFRYLKYSRSRQSAARAASTPTLLIGRGHDIEVVLRAIESGAVRKLDPKGILSPRAEEQGQTMRGVPVLGAVSDLEEVVAGLSQRGVPIRRLVATPSALAPEAEPEALIARARRLGLPLARVTSLGDAGRGAELAPIEIEDLLLRPTVAIDRPRLEHFLTGRRVVVTGGGGSIGSEICARAVAFGASAVLVLESSEPALHGVLSRPGLSGHAGVSGVIADIRDRDRLFRVLKEFRPDYVFHAAALKQVPYLERDWSEGIKTNVFGSVNVADATLAAGAKALVMISTDKAIEPVSQLGVTKRFAEMYAQALDAGRQDAGRQAAGRQAAGRQAADRQAADRQADETRLVAVRFGNVLGSVGSVVPVFKAQIARGGPVTLTHPDMVRYFMTVREAADLVLTAASHADREARDPGAGDQRAAVYVLKMGQPVRIRDLAERMIRLAGFEPGEDIDVVVTGARPGERLNEILFARDEPMVNLAGIDGVMAAKPVFADRAQLAAWLDRLAAAVAADDRAAADRVFGEAIPDFLHRAEAAGEAALSRAG